One genomic region from Paraburkholderia azotifigens encodes:
- a CDS encoding acyl-CoA dehydrogenase family protein, translated as MNFNFTDEQQQFADALRRYLDKHYGFEARQAIVRSEAGVSNEHWSAFAELGLTALPVPEAQGGFSGGTVDMLVVMQELGRALVVEPCWATAVGIEALKLSGTGEGGEGDDAALLERAAQGEIRLAVAFHEPAARYDLFSIDTTATRHGDGYTLRGTKSVVQHGAQADYWIVPARLDREVALFVVARDAANTQVTDYRTIDGQRAATLAFDATPARKLNGKHAGAAGLEHIADYGIVLLCSEAIGALDALNHATVEYTKTRQQFGVPIARFQALQHRMVEMLIHTEQARSATYLAAVRYSSNSGDDADVRRRAVSAAKVRVGQAARFVGQQAVQLHGGMGVTNEVAAAHLFKRLAIIETTLGDVDHHLARFAALPGFATADA; from the coding sequence ATGAACTTCAACTTCACCGACGAACAGCAGCAATTCGCGGATGCGCTGCGCCGCTATCTCGACAAGCACTACGGCTTCGAAGCGCGGCAGGCGATCGTGCGTTCGGAAGCGGGCGTATCGAACGAGCACTGGTCGGCGTTCGCCGAACTCGGCCTGACCGCGTTGCCCGTGCCGGAAGCGCAGGGTGGTTTCAGCGGCGGCACGGTCGACATGCTGGTCGTGATGCAGGAACTGGGACGTGCGCTCGTCGTCGAGCCGTGCTGGGCGACAGCCGTCGGTATCGAGGCGCTGAAGCTGTCCGGCACGGGTGAGGGCGGCGAGGGCGACGACGCCGCGTTGCTCGAACGCGCGGCGCAAGGCGAGATCCGGCTGGCCGTTGCGTTTCACGAACCCGCTGCGCGCTACGACCTGTTTTCGATCGACACCACGGCTACGCGTCACGGTGACGGCTATACGTTGCGCGGCACGAAGTCAGTCGTGCAGCATGGCGCGCAGGCCGATTACTGGATCGTGCCCGCGCGCCTCGACCGCGAAGTCGCTCTTTTCGTGGTGGCGCGCGACGCGGCCAATACGCAGGTCACCGATTACCGGACCATCGACGGCCAGCGTGCCGCGACCCTCGCATTCGATGCAACGCCGGCGCGCAAGCTGAACGGCAAGCACGCGGGCGCGGCGGGGCTGGAGCACATTGCCGACTACGGCATCGTGTTGCTGTGCTCGGAAGCGATCGGCGCGCTCGACGCGCTGAATCATGCGACCGTCGAATACACGAAGACGCGCCAGCAGTTCGGCGTGCCGATCGCGCGCTTTCAGGCACTGCAGCACCGGATGGTCGAGATGCTGATTCACACCGAGCAGGCGCGTTCCGCCACCTATCTCGCGGCCGTGCGCTACAGCAGCAATAGCGGCGATGATGCCGACGTACGTCGCCGCGCGGTGTCGGCGGCAAAGGTGCGGGTGGGGCAGGCGGCGCGCTTCGTCGGCCAGCAGGCCGTGCAGCTGCATGGGGGCATGGGCGTGACGAACGAGGTTGCCGCCGCGCATCTGTTCAAGCGACTCGCTATCATCGAAACCACGCTCGGCGATGTGGATCATCACCTTGCGCGCTTTGCCGCGCTGCCGGGCTTCGCAACGGCCGACGCATGA
- a CDS encoding oxepin-CoA hydrolase, alternative type: protein MAAELLASRPTESESTLVLTLSNPGARNAMHPDMYAAGIEAMNTAERDASIGAIVITGADNFFCAGGNLNRLLENRAKDPSVQAQSIDLLGEWIAALQASSKPVIAAVEGAAAGAGFSLALACDLIVAADDAKFVMSYARVGLTPDGGGSWFLARALPRQIATEVLIEGKPIGAPRLHELGVVNRLAKAGAVRDAAIAWADDLGKVSPNAKARIKGLIAAAGEQSLPDHLVAERDSFVASLHHRDGLEGITAFLEKRAPNYR, encoded by the coding sequence ATGGCCGCCGAACTGCTCGCGTCCCGCCCGACCGAAAGCGAATCGACGCTCGTGCTGACCCTCTCGAATCCGGGCGCGCGCAACGCGATGCACCCGGACATGTACGCAGCCGGCATCGAAGCGATGAACACGGCCGAACGCGACGCGTCGATCGGCGCCATCGTCATCACGGGCGCCGACAACTTCTTCTGCGCAGGCGGCAATCTGAACCGTCTGCTCGAGAACCGCGCGAAAGATCCGTCCGTGCAGGCGCAAAGCATCGATCTGCTCGGCGAATGGATTGCGGCGCTGCAGGCGTCGTCGAAGCCGGTGATCGCTGCCGTCGAAGGCGCGGCGGCGGGCGCGGGCTTTTCGCTCGCGCTCGCCTGCGACCTGATCGTCGCCGCCGACGACGCGAAGTTCGTGATGTCATACGCACGCGTGGGCCTCACGCCCGACGGCGGCGGTTCATGGTTCCTTGCGCGCGCGTTACCGCGTCAGATCGCGACGGAAGTGCTGATCGAAGGCAAGCCGATCGGCGCGCCGCGACTGCACGAACTCGGCGTCGTCAACCGGCTCGCGAAGGCGGGCGCCGTGCGCGATGCGGCCATCGCCTGGGCCGACGATCTCGGCAAGGTGTCGCCGAATGCGAAGGCGCGCATCAAAGGCCTGATCGCGGCCGCAGGCGAGCAGTCGCTGCCCGATCATCTCGTCGCGGAACGCGACAGCTTCGTCGCGTCGCTGCATCATCGCGACGGGCTCGAAGGCATCACGGCGTTCCTCGAAAAGCGCGCGCCCAATTACCGATGA
- a CDS encoding MaoC family dehydratase translates to MGLSYEDMEVGRTFEVGSHTFTRDEVVQFAEQFDPQPFHVSDAGAAASPYGTLIASGWHTCSVMMGMLVRNVLAGSTSMGSPGIDDLRWLKPVRVGDTIRMTNNVLDRRVSASKPDRGIVSTEWQGFNQHGELVITVRSKAIFGLRNPGAAA, encoded by the coding sequence ATGGGTTTGAGCTACGAGGATATGGAAGTCGGCAGGACGTTTGAAGTCGGCTCGCACACGTTCACGCGCGACGAGGTGGTCCAGTTCGCCGAGCAGTTCGATCCGCAGCCGTTCCACGTGAGCGATGCGGGCGCTGCCGCGTCGCCATACGGCACGCTGATCGCGAGCGGCTGGCACACGTGCTCGGTGATGATGGGGATGCTCGTGCGCAACGTGCTGGCGGGCTCGACATCGATGGGCTCGCCCGGCATCGACGATCTGCGCTGGCTGAAGCCGGTGCGTGTCGGCGACACGATCCGCATGACCAACAACGTGCTCGACAGGCGCGTGTCGGCGAGCAAGCCGGATCGCGGCATCGTGTCGACGGAATGGCAGGGTTTCAACCAGCACGGCGAGCTGGTGATCACCGTGCGATCGAAGGCGATCTTCGGGCTGCGCAATCCGGGAGCGGCCGCATGA
- a CDS encoding acyl-CoA dehydrogenase family protein yields MDLNYSPADDAFRADVRAWLEANLPDALRDKVLNHKRLNRDDYASWHKLLGTRGWSAPAWPAEFGGPDWSATQRHIWDEECARLGAPSVLPFGVSMVAPVLMKYGSEAQKRHYLPRILNGTDWWCQGYSEPGSGSDLASLRTRAERVGDHYVVNGQKTWTTLGQHADMMFCLVRTDSGAKKQEGISFLLVDMKTPGITVRPIITLDEDHEVNEVFFEDVKVPVENLVGNENRGWTYAKYLLGHERTGIARVGQSKRELVFLKQLALNQKKNGKPLLQDPLFAAKVASLEIELMALEVTVQRVVANEAGGRGPGPEASMLKIKGTEVQQGLTELMFEAVGPLAAPFDVPFLEGERAHSIAGDDDAAPLAAYYFNYRKTSIYGGSNEIQKNIIAQMILGL; encoded by the coding sequence ATGGATCTGAATTATTCCCCCGCCGACGACGCATTCCGCGCCGACGTTCGCGCCTGGCTCGAAGCGAATCTGCCCGACGCACTACGCGACAAAGTTCTCAACCACAAACGTCTGAACCGCGACGACTACGCGAGCTGGCACAAGCTGCTCGGCACGCGTGGCTGGTCGGCGCCCGCATGGCCCGCGGAATTCGGCGGACCAGACTGGAGCGCGACGCAGCGCCACATCTGGGACGAGGAATGTGCCCGCCTCGGCGCGCCGTCGGTATTGCCGTTTGGCGTATCGATGGTTGCACCCGTGCTGATGAAGTACGGCAGCGAAGCACAGAAACGCCACTATCTGCCGCGCATTCTCAATGGCACCGACTGGTGGTGCCAGGGCTATTCGGAGCCTGGCTCGGGTTCGGACCTGGCGTCGCTGCGCACGCGCGCCGAACGCGTCGGCGATCACTATGTCGTCAACGGCCAGAAGACGTGGACGACGCTCGGACAGCACGCCGACATGATGTTCTGTCTCGTGCGCACCGACAGCGGCGCAAAAAAACAGGAAGGCATTTCGTTCCTGCTGGTCGACATGAAGACGCCGGGCATCACCGTGCGTCCCATCATCACGCTCGATGAAGATCACGAAGTCAACGAAGTGTTCTTCGAGGACGTGAAGGTCCCCGTCGAGAACCTCGTCGGCAATGAAAATCGCGGCTGGACGTACGCGAAATATCTGCTCGGCCACGAGCGCACGGGCATCGCGCGCGTCGGGCAGTCGAAGCGCGAACTCGTGTTTCTCAAGCAACTCGCGCTGAATCAGAAGAAGAACGGCAAGCCTTTGCTGCAAGATCCGCTCTTCGCCGCGAAAGTCGCGAGTCTGGAAATCGAACTGATGGCGCTCGAAGTGACGGTCCAGCGCGTCGTCGCGAATGAGGCGGGCGGGCGCGGGCCAGGGCCGGAAGCGTCGATGCTGAAGATCAAGGGTACGGAAGTGCAGCAAGGCTTGACGGAACTGATGTTCGAAGCGGTCGGCCCGCTCGCCGCGCCGTTCGACGTGCCGTTCCTCGAAGGCGAGCGCGCGCACAGTATCGCAGGCGACGACGATGCCGCGCCGCTTGCCGCGTACTACTTCAACTACCGCAAGACGTCGATCTACGGCGGCTCGAACGAAATTCAAAAGAACATCATCGCGCAGATGATTCTCGGACTGTGA
- a CDS encoding acyl-CoA dehydrogenase family protein: MNFDYTPKVQALRDKLLAFFDEHIYPNEPAFAAEVARNRQAGNAWVPTELIESLKQQARDAGLWNLFLPDSERGAGLTNLEYAPLCEIMGRVPWAPEVFNCSAPDTGNMETIERYGSDDNKREWLEPLLQGQIRSAFLMTEPEVASSDATNIQTSIVRDGDSYVINGHKWWSSGAGDPRCKLLIVMGKTDPDAPRHQQQSMILVPADAAGVTVHRPLTVFGYDDAPHGHMDITLDDVRVPAANMLLGEGRGFEIAQGRLGPGRIHHCMRLIGLAERALELMSKRALQRVAFGKPIAAQTVTQERIAEARCLIEQARLLTLKTAYMMDTVGNKGARGEIAMIKVVAPNMACTVIDWAIQAHGAAGMSEDFPLAYAYTTARWLRFADGPDEVHRNAIAKIELGKYAQQQAG; this comes from the coding sequence ATGAATTTCGACTACACCCCAAAGGTTCAGGCACTGCGCGACAAGCTGCTCGCCTTCTTCGACGAGCACATCTATCCGAACGAACCGGCGTTTGCCGCCGAAGTCGCGCGCAACCGTCAGGCGGGCAACGCGTGGGTGCCGACGGAACTGATCGAAAGCCTGAAGCAGCAGGCACGCGATGCCGGTCTATGGAATCTGTTTCTGCCCGACTCGGAGCGCGGCGCGGGACTGACGAATCTCGAGTACGCGCCGTTGTGCGAAATCATGGGGCGCGTGCCGTGGGCGCCCGAGGTGTTCAACTGCAGCGCGCCCGACACCGGCAACATGGAAACCATCGAACGCTACGGCAGCGACGACAACAAGCGCGAATGGCTGGAGCCGCTGTTGCAGGGCCAGATCCGTTCGGCGTTCTTGATGACGGAGCCGGAAGTCGCGTCGTCGGATGCGACCAACATCCAGACGAGCATTGTGCGCGATGGCGATTCTTACGTGATCAACGGCCACAAATGGTGGTCGTCGGGTGCGGGCGATCCGCGCTGCAAGCTGCTGATCGTGATGGGCAAGACGGATCCCGACGCGCCGCGTCATCAGCAGCAGTCGATGATCCTCGTGCCGGCCGACGCGGCGGGTGTGACCGTGCATCGGCCGCTGACGGTGTTCGGTTACGACGACGCGCCGCATGGCCACATGGACATCACGCTCGACGACGTGCGCGTGCCTGCCGCGAACATGCTGCTCGGCGAAGGACGTGGCTTTGAAATCGCGCAGGGGCGATTGGGGCCGGGGCGGATTCACCATTGCATGCGTTTGATCGGATTGGCCGAGCGCGCGCTCGAATTGATGTCGAAGCGTGCGTTGCAGCGGGTTGCGTTCGGCAAGCCGATTGCGGCGCAGACGGTCACGCAGGAGCGTATTGCCGAGGCGCGTTGTTTGATCGAGCAGGCGCGGTTGTTGACGCTCAAGACGGCTTACATGATGGATACAGTCGGCAATAAGGGCGCGCGCGGTGAGATCGCGATGATCAAGGTTGTTGCGCCTAATATGGCTTGCACTGTCATCGACTGGGCGATTCAGGCGCATGGCGCTGCTGGGATGAGTGAGGATTTTCCGCTCGCTTATGCGTATACCACCGCGCGGTGGCTGCGGTTTGCTGATGGGCCCGATGAGGTTCATCGCAATGCTATTGCCAAGATTGAACTGGGTAAGTATGCCCAGCAGCAGGCTGGTTGA
- a CDS encoding MaoC family dehydratase, translating into MTPELALGSADDVRALVGEPPRVSEWVEVDQASVDRFAVATGDHQWIHVDPERAQRESPFGGPIAHGFLTLSLIPALLIETFRFEQRMGVNYGLNRVRFTSPVPVGSRLRASFGVASVTDVDEGGVQIVWNVTLERQGSERPVCIAEFITRHYF; encoded by the coding sequence ATGACGCCCGAACTGGCGCTCGGCTCTGCCGACGACGTGCGCGCGCTCGTCGGCGAGCCGCCGCGCGTGAGCGAGTGGGTCGAGGTCGATCAGGCGAGCGTCGACCGTTTCGCCGTGGCGACGGGCGATCATCAATGGATCCATGTCGACCCCGAACGCGCGCAACGAGAATCGCCGTTCGGCGGACCGATCGCGCATGGCTTTCTGACGCTGTCGCTGATTCCGGCGCTGCTCATCGAGACATTCCGTTTCGAGCAGCGCATGGGCGTGAACTACGGGCTCAACCGCGTGCGCTTCACGTCGCCTGTGCCCGTCGGCTCGCGGTTGCGCGCGAGCTTCGGCGTCGCGAGTGTGACGGATGTCGACGAAGGCGGCGTGCAGATCGTGTGGAATGTGACGCTGGAGCGGCAGGGCAGCGAGCGTCCCGTGTGTATCGCCGAGTTCATCACGCGGCACTATTTCTAG
- a CDS encoding phosphotransferase encodes MPHDATPAGSTTQTDYAAFEGTRPVSERQRIDIAALSAWLAHHVDGFTGPLTLEQFAGGQSNPTFKLVTPSRAYVMRAKPGPSAKLLPSAHAIEREYRVMHALRDTEVPVATMLALCEDESVIGRAFYVMEFVQGRVLWDQSLPGMTPAQRGAIYDEMNRVIAALHSVDVDRAGLAGYGKPGNYFARQIGRWSKQYQASETEPIDAMHRLIEWLPQHMPADTGERACVVHGDYRLDNLIFHPHEPRVLAVLDWELSTLGDPLADFAYHCMAWHVDPAQFRGIAGLDWTALGIPDEAQYVQRYCERTGLAIRGDWNFYLAYNMFRIAAILQGIMKRVVDGTAASEQALDAGRRARPMAELAWRYAQKVR; translated from the coding sequence ATGCCGCACGACGCGACACCAGCCGGATCGACGACGCAAACCGATTACGCCGCCTTCGAAGGCACACGTCCCGTCAGCGAACGGCAACGCATCGACATCGCTGCGCTGTCGGCGTGGCTCGCGCATCACGTCGACGGCTTTACAGGGCCGCTGACGCTCGAACAGTTCGCGGGCGGCCAGTCCAATCCCACCTTCAAGCTGGTCACGCCGTCACGCGCCTATGTGATGCGCGCGAAGCCCGGCCCGTCAGCGAAACTGCTGCCGTCCGCGCATGCGATCGAGCGCGAGTATCGCGTGATGCACGCGCTGCGCGACACCGAGGTGCCCGTCGCGACGATGCTCGCGCTGTGCGAAGACGAAAGCGTGATCGGCCGCGCGTTCTATGTCATGGAGTTCGTGCAGGGCCGCGTGCTGTGGGATCAGTCGCTGCCCGGCATGACGCCCGCGCAGCGCGGCGCGATCTACGACGAAATGAATCGCGTGATCGCGGCGCTGCATAGCGTCGACGTCGACCGTGCGGGACTCGCCGGCTATGGCAAGCCGGGCAACTATTTCGCGCGGCAGATCGGCAGATGGAGCAAGCAGTATCAGGCGTCGGAGACGGAGCCGATCGACGCGATGCATCGCCTGATTGAATGGCTGCCGCAGCATATGCCCGCCGACACGGGCGAACGCGCGTGCGTCGTGCATGGCGATTACCGGCTCGACAATCTGATCTTTCATCCGCACGAACCGCGTGTGCTCGCCGTACTCGACTGGGAGCTGTCGACGCTCGGCGATCCGCTCGCCGACTTCGCGTATCACTGCATGGCGTGGCACGTCGATCCCGCGCAGTTTCGCGGCATCGCAGGTCTCGACTGGACCGCGCTCGGCATTCCCGACGAGGCACAGTACGTGCAACGTTATTGCGAGCGCACGGGCCTCGCGATACGCGGCGACTGGAATTTCTATCTCGCGTACAACATGTTCCGCATCGCGGCGATCCTGCAAGGGATCATGAAGCGCGTCGTCGACGGCACGGCTGCGAGCGAACAGGCGCTCGACGCAGGACGCCGGGCTCGCCCGATGGCCGAACTCGCCTGGCGCTACGCGCAGAAGGTGCGTTGA
- a CDS encoding DUF1178 family protein, protein MKVLDLQCPHDHRFEGWFASADDFESQLSRKLVACPICGATEVSRLPSAPRLNLSGATSASNASKEKAAADIGELQAHMMRALREVLEKTENVGDRFAEEARRIHYNEAPARSIRGVTTPEDARALVDEGIDVMPLPVPAALKEPLQ, encoded by the coding sequence ATGAAGGTCCTCGATCTACAGTGTCCGCATGATCATCGGTTCGAAGGCTGGTTCGCTTCCGCCGATGACTTCGAATCGCAGTTGTCCCGCAAACTGGTCGCATGTCCAATTTGCGGTGCAACGGAAGTGAGCCGTTTGCCGTCGGCGCCGCGCCTGAATCTGTCGGGCGCGACGAGCGCGTCGAACGCATCGAAGGAGAAGGCAGCCGCGGACATCGGTGAACTGCAGGCGCACATGATGCGCGCGCTGCGCGAGGTGCTGGAAAAGACGGAGAACGTGGGCGACCGCTTCGCCGAGGAAGCGCGGCGTATTCACTACAACGAAGCGCCCGCTCGCAGCATCCGGGGTGTGACCACGCCGGAAGACGCACGAGCCCTCGTCGACGAAGGCATCGATGTGATGCCGCTGCCTGTGCCCGCCGCACTGAAAGAGCCGCTGCAATAA
- a CDS encoding NUDIX domain-containing protein, producing the protein MAELPDHDVALKETCITSEVAYQGPFMTVKCDTVRLPDGKHATREYVKHPGAVMVIPLFDDGRVLMESQYRYAMGKVMVEYPAGKLDPNEDSLTCAKRELLEETGYTAREYIYLTRVHPIISYSTEFIDIYVARGLTSGERKLDDGEFLETFIAKVSDVSEWVRTGQVSDVKTIIGTFWLEKLLLGAWPENTPEAG; encoded by the coding sequence ATGGCAGAACTTCCTGATCACGACGTCGCACTCAAAGAGACCTGCATCACCAGCGAAGTCGCCTATCAAGGGCCGTTCATGACGGTCAAATGCGACACAGTGCGTCTGCCCGACGGCAAGCACGCGACGCGCGAGTACGTGAAGCATCCTGGCGCCGTCATGGTGATTCCGCTTTTCGACGATGGCCGCGTGCTGATGGAAAGCCAGTATCGCTACGCAATGGGCAAGGTGATGGTTGAGTACCCGGCGGGCAAGCTCGATCCGAACGAAGATTCGTTGACGTGCGCGAAGCGCGAACTGCTCGAAGAAACGGGCTATACGGCGCGCGAGTACATCTATCTGACGCGCGTTCATCCCATCATTTCTTACTCGACCGAGTTCATTGATATCTACGTCGCGCGCGGTCTGACGTCCGGCGAGCGCAAGCTCGACGACGGCGAGTTTCTCGAGACGTTCATCGCGAAAGTCTCGGACGTGTCCGAGTGGGTGCGCACAGGGCAGGTGAGCGACGTGAAGACGATCATCGGCACGTTCTGGCTGGAGAAGCTGCTGTTGGGCGCGTGGCCGGAGAATACGCCGGAAGCGGGTTGA
- a CDS encoding IS5 family transposase, protein MTQLGLGLDLSTKRTRKREFLDEMTRVVPWQKLIALIEPHYPKGKTGRPPFPIQTMLRIHFMQQWFSLSDPAMEEALHDIPLYREFALLGTGMTRLPDESTILRFRHLLEAHELSARMLATVNEILQAKGLMLKAGSAVDATLISAPSSTKKAGTRDPEMSQTQKGGSWYFGMKAHIGVDVESGLVHTVKCTPANVHDITVAHELLHGDEEVAFADAGYVGIEKRGETGAVQWHVAMRPSKRRKLDKSKRLDRIYEKVERLKAGVRAKVEHPFRVLKCQFGYLKARYRGMAKNTAQIETQFALINLWLARGVLGKAK, encoded by the coding sequence ATGACACAACTTGGTCTTGGTCTGGATCTGTCGACGAAGCGCACCCGCAAGCGCGAGTTTCTCGATGAGATGACGCGCGTGGTGCCGTGGCAGAAGCTGATTGCGCTCATCGAACCGCACTATCCGAAAGGCAAGACTGGCCGCCCGCCTTTTCCGATCCAGACGATGCTTCGCATTCACTTCATGCAACAATGGTTCAGCCTCTCGGACCCGGCGATGGAGGAGGCGCTGCACGACATCCCGCTGTACCGGGAGTTCGCGCTGCTGGGCACGGGCATGACGCGGCTGCCTGACGAGAGCACGATCCTGCGATTCCGGCACCTGCTTGAGGCCCATGAGCTGTCGGCCAGAATGCTGGCGACGGTCAACGAGATCCTGCAGGCGAAGGGCCTGATGCTCAAGGCGGGCTCGGCGGTCGACGCAACGCTGATTTCGGCACCCAGTTCGACGAAGAAGGCTGGCACGCGAGACCCGGAGATGAGCCAGACGCAAAAGGGCGGCAGCTGGTACTTCGGTATGAAGGCGCACATCGGAGTCGATGTGGAGTCGGGGCTGGTGCATACCGTCAAGTGCACGCCGGCAAATGTTCACGACATCACGGTGGCGCATGAACTGTTGCACGGCGACGAGGAGGTTGCGTTTGCCGATGCGGGCTACGTGGGCATCGAGAAGCGAGGCGAAACGGGGGCGGTCCAGTGGCACGTGGCGATGAGGCCGAGCAAGCGAAGAAAGCTGGACAAAAGCAAGCGGCTCGACAGAATCTACGAGAAAGTCGAGCGGCTCAAGGCGGGCGTGCGGGCGAAGGTTGAGCACCCGTTTCGGGTGCTCAAATGTCAGTTCGGCTATCTGAAGGCGCGGTATCGAGGCATGGCGAAGAACACGGCGCAGATCGAAACGCAGTTCGCGCTGATCAATCTCTGGTTGGCTCGCGGGGTGCTCGGTAAAGCGAAATGA
- a CDS encoding histidine phosphatase family protein: protein MSTSRYQLPKRRRIYLMRHGDVTYFDTSGKTLDPQRVSLNDKGRAQADAAGSAFAEQNVRFDRVIASGLPRTVETAQRVLAQMGTEIGIDIEPAWEEIRGARPGSIPAADLEAAFLAGFDGIVAEDVKFLGGETIGELFDRVLPALTALREDESWNVALLVLHGGVNRAILSHAITTGGRTFFGHLAQATGCINALDVGTAPRDWVVRLVNHSPPSPLHRDVRNTSMEMLYAQFIQSKSR, encoded by the coding sequence ATGAGCACGTCCCGTTATCAATTGCCGAAGCGCCGCCGTATCTATCTGATGCGGCACGGCGACGTCACGTACTTCGATACGTCCGGCAAGACGCTCGACCCGCAGCGCGTGTCGCTCAACGACAAGGGCCGCGCGCAGGCCGACGCCGCGGGCAGCGCATTCGCGGAACAGAACGTCCGCTTCGATCGCGTGATCGCGAGCGGCCTGCCGCGCACGGTCGAAACGGCGCAGCGCGTGCTCGCGCAAATGGGCACGGAAATCGGCATCGACATCGAGCCCGCGTGGGAAGAAATACGCGGCGCCAGGCCGGGTTCGATTCCCGCCGCCGATCTCGAAGCGGCCTTTCTCGCCGGGTTCGACGGCATCGTCGCGGAGGATGTGAAGTTTCTCGGCGGCGAGACGATCGGCGAGCTGTTCGACCGCGTGCTGCCCGCGCTGACCGCGCTGCGCGAAGACGAATCATGGAACGTCGCGCTGCTCGTGCTTCACGGCGGTGTCAACCGCGCGATTCTCTCGCACGCGATCACGACGGGCGGACGCACCTTCTTCGGCCATCTCGCGCAGGCGACGGGCTGTATCAATGCGCTCGATGTGGGCACGGCGCCGCGCGACTGGGTCGTGCGGCTCGTCAATCACTCGCCGCCTTCGCCGCTGCATCGCGATGTGCGCAATACGTCGATGGAAATGCTGTACGCGCAATTCATACAGAGCAAAAGCCGCTAG
- a CDS encoding glutathione binding-like protein, translating to MIDIYSWATPNGHKIHIMLEETGLEYKAHPINIGAGDQFTKEFLAISPNNKIPAIVDTDGPKRADGAPFSLFESGAILIYLAEKTGKFLPADPAARYETLQWLMFQMGGIGPMLGQTHHFRVYAPQPIEYAINRYTNEAKRLYGVMDTQLGKTRYLAGNDYTIADIATFPWTRSWQNQGLQIDEFPNVKRWHEEIAARPAVQRGVEVLASARVPLMDDKAKEMLFGATQYAKH from the coding sequence ATGATAGACATCTACAGCTGGGCCACCCCGAACGGCCACAAAATCCACATCATGCTCGAGGAAACAGGCCTCGAATACAAAGCACACCCAATCAACATCGGCGCAGGCGACCAGTTCACAAAAGAATTCCTGGCGATCAGCCCGAACAACAAGATCCCCGCGATCGTCGACACCGACGGCCCGAAACGCGCAGACGGCGCACCGTTCTCCCTGTTCGAGTCAGGCGCAATACTGATCTATCTCGCCGAGAAAACGGGCAAGTTCTTGCCCGCCGACCCCGCGGCGCGCTACGAAACGCTGCAATGGCTGATGTTCCAGATGGGCGGCATCGGTCCGATGCTCGGCCAGACGCATCACTTCCGTGTCTACGCGCCGCAGCCGATCGAATACGCGATCAACCGCTACACGAACGAAGCAAAGCGCCTCTACGGCGTGATGGATACGCAGCTCGGCAAAACGCGCTATCTGGCCGGCAACGACTATACGATCGCCGATATCGCAACGTTTCCGTGGACCCGTTCATGGCAGAACCAGGGCCTGCAGATCGACGAATTTCCGAATGTGAAGCGCTGGCACGAAGAAATCGCCGCGCGCCCCGCCGTGCAACGCGGCGTCGAAGTGCTGGCGTCGGCGCGCGTGCCGCTGATGGACGACAAGGCCAAGGAAATGCTGTTCGGCGCGACACAGTACGCGAAGCACTGA